Proteins from a single region of Macaca thibetana thibetana isolate TM-01 chromosome 4, ASM2454274v1, whole genome shotgun sequence:
- the H1-2 gene encoding histone H1.2 encodes MSETAPVAPAAAPPAEKVPVKKKTAKKSGGPPRKASGPPVSELITKAVAASKERSGVSLAALKKALAAAGYDVEKNNSRIKLGLKSLVSKGTLVQTKGTGASGSFKLNKKAASGEAKPKVKKVGAAKPKKPVGAAKKPRKATGGATPKKSAKKTPKKAKKPAAATVTKKVAKSPKKAKVAKPKKAAKSAAKSVKPKAAKPKVVKPKKAAPKKK; translated from the coding sequence ATGTCCGAGACTGCTCCTGTCGCTCCCGCTGCCGCGCCTCCGGCGGAGAAAGTTCCCgtaaagaagaaaacagccaAGAAATCTGGGGGGCCGCCTCGTAAGGCATCTGGTCCCCCGGTGTCAGAGCTCATCACCAAGGCGGTGGCAGCCTCTAAAGAGCGCAGCGGggtttctcttgctgctttgaaAAAAGCGTTGGCTGCCGCCGGCTATGATGTGGAGAAAAACAACAGCCGAATCAAACTTGGTCTCAAGAGTTTGGTGAGCAAGGGCACTCTGGTGCAGACGAAGGGCACCGGTGCTTCTGGTTCCTTCAAACTCAACAAGAAGGCAGCCTCCGGCGAAGCCAAGCCCAAGGTTAAGAAGGTGGGCGCAGCCAAGCCTAAGAAGCCGGTTGGGGCAGCTAAGAAGCCTAGGAAGGCGACTGGCGGCGCTACCCCGAAGAAGAGCGCTAAGAAAACACCGAAGAAGGCGAAGAAGCCGGCCGCGGCCACTGTGACCAAGAAAGTGGCCAAGAGCCCAAAGAAGGCCAAGGTTGCGAAGCCCAAGAAGGCTGCCAAAAGTGCTGCTAAGTCCGTGAAGCCCAAGGCCGCCAAGCCCAAGGTTGTCAAGCCTAAGAAGGCGGCACCCAAGAAGAAATAG